GAGGAAGCAGGCAGTAGAACAGCAGAAAGAGGAAAAGTTAAGGGGCATAAGGCAGAGAGCAGAGGAGAAACTGAGAACAAAAAAGAAGCTTACGACAGAAGATATCCTTGCTTTGCAGGCCTAAGATTTTTTCATCTCAACATAGCTGCAGGTGCCGCACACATAGCGGTTTGCATGCTTGCCAAGGAAGACTCCGGCTCCGCATTTTGGGCAAAA
The sequence above is a segment of the Candidatus Nanoarchaeia archaeon genome. Coding sequences within it:
- a CDS encoding 30S ribosomal protein S27ae, which gives rise to MAKKVSQKYKLYEISAGKITRKNRFCPKCGAGVFLGKHANRYVCGTCSYVEMKKS